Genomic segment of Gemmatimonadota bacterium:
GACGGCCACGCGGTCCAGCCAGGCCCGGTCCGCTTCGATCCCGAATCCCGGTGCGTCGCTCGGGACCAGGCAGCCGTCTTCGATCACGGCGGTTCCCGGCAGCTCAACCATGTCGGACAGGGGCACTCCGGGTGGAGAGACCCCGCTGGAACGTTCTCCCCAACGGGCCGCGGGCATGGCGAAGACCAGGTGCTGGCCGTAGGGATCGTTCATGGCGCCGTGCGGGGCGACGGTCAGGCCCGCAGCTTCCGCAATGTGGCAGATGCGGACCGCGGCGGAAAGCCCGCCGCACCACTTGACGTCCGGTTGGAAGATATCCACCAGCCGGTGCTCCGCGGCATACAGAAACGGTTCGGCCAGGTACCAGTGTTCTCCGGTCGCGAGGCCCTGCCCGGGCAATCGCCGGCGGACGGCGGCGAACCCGTCCAGGTCGTGGGGCATGAGGTAGTCCTCCAGCCACTTCAGCCTGTAGGGCCTCAGCGATTCGCCGAGCCGCACAGCGTATTCCACGTCCAGCGCCATCCAGCAGTCCAGCATCAACTCGACATCGTTTCCGATCGCGGCCCTGGTTTCCTCCACCATCTCCACCGCTCTGTTCAATCCG
This window contains:
- a CDS encoding L-rhamnonate dehydratase (catalyzes the formation of 2-keto-3-deoxy-L-rhamnonate from L-rhamnonate) codes for the protein MKIRNIRAFPVDLSRARKAKKTSLQREGRQPSGPMDRYPEYRGRRGDAGPSWPSAACIVEADDGTFGLGLTQHSGPVLPIVNEHFRPLLTGQSVMATEKCYDLMVRASAAYGSQGATSYAISAVDLALWDLKGKLLGRPVYELLGGPQKDRIFCYATGFDIAWYLELGFKAVKLPMPFGPDDGIDGLNRAVEMVEETRAAIGNDVELMLDCWMALDVEYAVRLGESLRPYRLKWLEDYLMPHDLDGFAAVRRRLPGQGLATGEHWYLAEPFLYAAEHRLVDIFQPDVKWCGGLSAAVRICHIAEAAGLTVAPHGAMNDPYGQHLVFAMPAARWGERSSGVSPPGVPLSDMVELPGTAVIEDGCLVPSDAPGFGIEADRAWLDRVAV